The Candidatus Binataceae bacterium genome segment CGAAGCGGCGGTCGGCGATGCGCTGCGCCAATGCGCCGGGGTCCGCGGGCCGGATCCGATCGGCGACGACATAGATGTAGTCATTGCCGCAGCCGTGCATCTTGACGAAAGGTAACTTCTTCACTTTTTCACTGGAGTGCTTTCACGCAATTCCCTGACCCAACTTAAGCATCGGGACCCGGCTTGAGCGTCACGAGTTTTTCGCCGCGAATAATATCCTCGAAACTGTCGCGCTGGCGCACCACCGCAAACTCCGAGCCGTTGACGATGACCTCGGCGGGGCGCGGCCGGCTGTTGTAGTTCGAGGCCATCACAAAGCCGTAGGCGCCGGCGCTCATCACCGCGAGCAGGTCGCCGGTGCGGGCCTCGGGCAATTCGCGCTCGCGCGCAAAGAAGTCGCCGCTCTCGCATACTGGACCAACGACGTCAGCAGTGACGAGATTGCGCCCCTCCCGCTTCACCACGGGGCGGATATCGTGGAAGGCTTCGTAGAGGACCGGGCGGATCAGGTCATTCATCGCGCCGTCGATCACGATGAAGCGTTTGACGTCGGTCTCCTTGACGTAAAGCACCTTGGTTACGAGGATGCCGGCGTTGCCGACCAAGACGCGGCCAGGCTCGATGATAAATTTAATACCTAGTCCGCGCAGGGGTCCCATCAGGGCCGCAGCATACTCCGACGGCGGTGGCGGCTCTTCCTGGTAGGGGATGCCGAGGCCGCCGCCAAGATCGAGATACTTGAGCGCGATACCGTCCGCGCGGAGATCGCGAACAATCTTAGCGACTTTCTGCGCCGCCTCGATGAACGGGCCAATGTCAGTGATCTGCGAGCCGATATGCGTGCTCAGTCCGGCCAGTTCGAGCCGCGGCAAGCTACGTGCATCAGCATAGTACTCACCAACCTGTGACAGCGGGATGCCGAACTTGCTGTCGCGATGGCCGGTAGAAATGTGCGGATGAGTGCCGGGATCGAGATCGGGGTTGACGCGCAGGCTGACAGGTGCGTCGACGCCCATCCGACTGGCGACCGCGGAGACGCGGCCAAGCTCCGGTCGCGACTCGACATTGATCATCAGGATCTTCGCCGCGAGCGCCGCCTCGATCTCCTCGTCGGTCTTGCCGACGCCGGAAAACACGATCTTGCGCGGATCGGCGCCGGCGCGGATACAGCGCATCAGCTCGCCCACCGAAACGATATCGAAGCCCGCGCCCATCTCGCCGAAGAGCTTGAGGACGCTGAGATTCGACAGCGCCTTCATCGCGAAACAGATCATTACGTCGGAGCCCTTGAAGGCGTCGCTCAGGACGCGGTAATGGCGGCGCAGGGTGCGAGCGCTATAAACGTAGAGCGGGGTTCCGAGCTCCTGGGCGAGGCTGGAGATCGCAACGTCTTCGGCGAAAAGTTCCGCATTTTTGTAGGTGAAATAGTTCATTTAACTCTAGGGGCTGCGGTCGCAACTCGTGCTGGATTTTTACCACACGCCGAACCTCGTCCCAAACGACGCGCGCCTGTGGGCCGTGGCTCGCGGCTACGGCAGTGGAGCCGGGGTGGGTAACGCGTAGGTCGCCGGATTGGGAGGCGGCAGCGGCTTGACGCGCGTGAAGCCGACCTCGTTGGACGCGTCGCTGGTATAGCCATCGCTGGTTTCAGAAACCACCTGATAGCGGTAGCGATCGCCGATCACGGTCTCCGCGTCGAGATAGTCAAATTCGTGCTGGACTGAAAAGCGCTGCTGATCGGTAACCGGGATTTTCACCAGCGCGACCATCGGCGCGTCACCCTCGGCCCGCAGGATGACGAAACCGCTCAGGTCACGCATCGAGTGACCTCCGGTCAAGCGAATCGGGCGCGACCACGCGAGCTTGATCCCGTGAGGATCTGCCAGCGCGCGCAAATCTAGGATGCGCTCCGGCCGCGCCAACTCGGGTGGCAGCGGCGCGCTCTTCACGCCACAGCCCGCGCCGAAAGCGGCGACGAAGACCAAGGCCAGCCAGAGCGCTGTCCTGCGCCATGTTGTTGGAGTCGCCGTCATCGGAGTCATCGCAAACCTCGTCCCGAGCCGAGCCGCTGGATCCGACGGCGAACGGTGTCCGGCGCCGGACCACCAGGTAATTTGCGGGCGCGCAACGAGTTATCAACAGTGAGAGCTTTCAAAGCATCGGCGGCGAATTTCGCCGAATGGCGCCGCAGGTCGTCGAGCGTCAGCTCGTCGAAGGAGCGACCGCGAGCGACGGTATCGCGCACCAGCCCGCCGACTGCTTCGTGCGCCTCGCGAAATGGCACGCTGCGCGCGACGAGGTATTCGGCGAGATCGGTGGCGAGAGCGAAGCCGCCCGCGGCCTTGCGCATCGTGGCAGGCTTGAACGCAAGGCGATCCCAGAACTGCGCCAGCAGCGTCAGGCTCGGCGTCAAGGTATCGACCACATCGAACACGCGTTCCTTATCCTCCTGCAGGTCGGAATTATAAGCCAGCGGGAGGCCTTTGAGCACGGTGAGCATCGCAATCAGCGCGCCGACGACGCGGCCGGTTTTGCCGCGAACCAGTTCGAGCAGGTCGGGATTTTTTTTCTGCGGCATCATCGAGCTGCCGGTGGCGAACTCATCCGGCAGCTCGGCAAAGCCGAACTCCGCCGTGGTCCAGAGGATGATCTCCTCGGCCATCCGCGATAAGTGCACTGCGAGGATCGCCGCGGCGCTCAGGAAGTCAAGCGCGAAATCGCGGTCTGACACGGCGTCGATACTATTCTCGCAGATCTTAGGGAAGCCCAGTTCACGTGCGACCATCTCGCGGTCGATCGGCAACGTTGTGCCGGCGAGCGCCCCGGCGCCGAGCGGCATCACATTGGTGCGCGCGCCCGCCTGCACCAGGCGCTCGTGATCGCGGCCCAGCATTTCGACATACGCGAGCAGATGATGCGCCAACGTCACCGGCTGCGCGCGCTGCAGATGCGTATAGCCGGGCATGGCCGTCTCGACGTGGTCGCGCGCGACGCGCAGTAGCGTCCGGCGCAGTCCCTCCACGAGTTTGCTGATCTGACTGATCTGTTCGCGCAGATATAAGCGCAAATCCAGAGCAACCTGATCGTTGCGCGAGCGCGCCGTATGCAATTTCTGACCGGCGGCGCCGATCTTTGCGGTCAGGCGGCGCTCGATCGCAAGATGGATATCCTCGTCGGCGAAATCGAAGCGAAACTCCCCGGCGTCGATTTCGCACTCGATTGCGCGCAGGCCCGCGACGATGCGAGCAGCTTCGCCGGCGGTCAGGATTTTGACTTTCGCCAGCATCTGCGCGTGGGCGATCGAGCCGCGGATATCGTGACGATAGAGGCGGCGATCAAACGGGAGCGAGGCGGTGAAGGCTTCGACCGCCGGCATCCGCGGGCGCTTGAAGCGGCCGCGCAGCAGGTTTTTGCTCGCGACCGCAGCGGGCTCGACGGCTGCTCCTGCGCCTTTCGCCGCCTTGCTTTCGCGCCGCACTTTAATCACCGGACACAATGGAGTTGCCGGAAACCGCAGAGCGCCGCAAGCACCGCCAGCTCAGCGCATCGGTGGAGTACGACAGAGACAGCCGCGCGCCGCGCAACTCAGTGCGCCATTGGGATGGGTAACATGCACGTCCAATTTGTGATTGCATTTCGGGCATTCGCCGGCGCGAGGGCGCGGCACCAGTTTCGGCGCGCTGCGCGCAGGACGGAATTGGATCACTTTGCCCATGCAGTTATGCCTTCCCGCGACGCCGCTCGTCGATCCGCGCGAGCGCCCGCAGCCGCAATCCACCGAGCCGGATAAAGCCCTCGGCGTCGGCCTGCCTATAGCCGCCGGCCTCCTCAAAGCTTGCGATCATTGGATCGTAGAGCGAGTTTTCCGAGCGGCGTCCGGCGATCGCGGCATTCCCTTTGTACAGCTTCAGCCGCGCCGTGCCGCTAACGTTTTTTTGCGTGTCGTCGATCAAAGCCTGCAAAGCCTCGCGCTCGGGCGTGAACCAATGGCCATTGTAAACGAACTCCGCGTAGCGCGGGACGAGTCCGTCGCGCAGATGCATCACCTCGCGATCGAGCGTCAATTGCTCGACCGCCCGATGGGCGTGCAGGAGCAAGGTTACACCCGGGGTCTCGTAGACGCCGCGCGACTTGATCCCGACGTAACGATTTTCGACCAGATCAGCGCGACCGACGCCGTGACGCCCGCCGATTTGATTCGCCCGTTCGATCAAGGCCGCCGGTTCAAGCCGCTCGCCATTGAGCGCGACCGGGTCGCCGCGTTCGTACTCGACCTCGAGGTACTCGGGCTGTGCAGGCGCTTTTTCCGGGGCGATCGTCATGCGGAACATATCTTCATAGGGCTCGCGCCATGGATCCTCAAGCACCCCGCCTTCGTAGCTGACGTGGACCAGATTACGATCCATCGAGTAAGGCTTTTCGGCCGTGACCGGCACCGGGATTTTCTTCTCGGCCGCATACGCGATCATATCGGCGCGCCCTTTGAACGGCCAGTCCGGATGCCGCCACGGAGCAACGATCTTTAGTTCAGGCGCGAGCCGCGCGAACGCGAGTTCAAAACGCACCTGATCGTTGCCCTTCCCGGTCGCGCCATGCGCAACCGCGTCGGCGCCCTCGCGCCGCGCGATCTCTACCTGCTTGCGTGCGATCACCGGGCGCGCGATCGAGGTTCCGAGCAGGTAGTAACTCTCGTAGAGCGCATTCGCCCGCATCATCGGGAAGACAAATTCGCGGGCGAATTCCTCGCGCAGGTCCTCGAGATAAAGTTTGCTCGCGCCGGTGGCGAGCGCCTTGGCCTCGAGCCCTTCGGTCTCCTCGGCTTGTCCAACGTCGGCGCAGTAGCTAACCACTTCGCAGCCGTAATAGTCCTTGAGCCAGCGCAGAATCACGGAGGTGTCGAGCCCGCCGGAATAGGCGAGCACGATTTTGCGTATAGTGGCGGCAGGCATCTTGTGCGGCTCGAACTTTACCGGCTGACCTTTACGAATTGGCCTTTACAGACTAACTGACGTGCTGCCCGCGTAGTCGAGAACTTCGGGGCGTAGCAGCCAAACCATGATCGCCTTCTGGGCATGGAGGCGATTTTCCGCCTGCTCAAGAACCATCGACCGCGGACCGTCAATAACGTCGTCGGTAATTTCCTCACCGCGATGAGCCGGCAGACAATGCATCACGACGGCGTCGCGGCGGGCGTGTTTGAGTAGTGCGCTGTTGATCTGAAAATCTTTGAAGTCGCGGCGGCGTTGCGCGGCCTCAGCCTCCTGGCCCATCGAGGTCCAAGTGTCGGTGTAGATTACGTCGGCGTCGCGTACTGCGGCGATCGGATCATGCGTGAGCAGGCCCAGCTCGTCGCGGCGGAGGCGTGTAACGAAGCTCTTCTCGGGCTCGTAGCCGGACGGGCAGGCGACGCGCAAATCAAAGCGAATCAGCGCGGCGGCTTCGATCCAGCTCTGCGCGAGATTGAAGCCGTCACCGACGAAGGCGATCTTGAGCTTGCGCAGTTCGCCGTAGCGCTCGTGCAGCACTTGCAGGTCGGCGAGCAGTTGGCAGGGATGGAGCAAATCGGTCAGCGCGTTGATCACAGGAACCGACGCCGACGCCGCCAACTCGACACAGGTGGCGTGCAGGAAAGTGCGAATCATGATCAGGTCGACCCAGCGCGACAGGTTGCGGGCGACGTCCTTGACGGACTCGCGCTCGCCAATCCCGATATCCTGCGGCGCCAGATAGATGGCGTGGCCGCCCAACTGCGCCATCCCGGTCTCGAAGGTGATCCGCGTGCGCAAGGAAGGCTTCTGAAAAATCATCGCCAGGGTTTTGCCGCGCAGATAGGGATGATCGAGGCCGCTTTTGAGCTCCGCTTTGAGCCGCGCCGCCAGGCGCAGCAGCCTGCTCAATTCAGCCGGCGTCAGAGAACTCAAATCCAGAAAATCGCGCTTCATAGGCGCGGGACCGGGCTGACCTTTGGGAACAGCCGTGGTTTGCGCCTTGGCCGCCATCATGCCGCAGCCGCGCGGATCGCCCGTTCGATAATCGCTAGGCCGGAGTCGGCCTGCTCGCGCGTAAGCGTCAGCGGCGGCAACAGCCGCAGCACCGTTTCGGCCGTGCCGTTAACCACGAGTTTTTCGCCATAGCAGGCATCGACGACGGGTTTGGCCGGATGCTTGAGCACGACCCCGATGATCATCGCGGCGCCGCGGACCTCGCGGACGTTCGGGCAGGTTTGTGCGATTTCGCGCAAACGCTTGATGAGGTAGTTGCCGACTTCGGCGCCATTCGCGATCGCACCGTCGTGCTCGAGCGCGTCAAAGACCGCCAGCGCCGCGGCGCAGGCGATCGGATTGCCGCCGAAAGTCGAGCCGTGTGTGCCAGGCGAAAAAGCCGCAGCGATTTCAGACTTCGCGACCATCGCCCCAATCGGCACGCCGCCGCCCAGCGCCTTCGCCAGCGTGATGATGTCGGGCTTGATCCCGCTGTGTTGGTAGCCGAACAGTTTCCCGGTCCGTCCCATGCCTGTTTGCACTTCGTCGACGATCAGCAGAATCTTCGCGCGATCGCAGAGCTCGCGCAGCCGTGGGAGGTAGTCCGGATGAGGCGTCACGACGCCGCCTTCACCCTGGATCGGCTCGACCATCACCGCCGCGGTCTGATCGGTCAGCGCGCGCTCAACCGCCGCGACGTCGTCGTATGGGACCAGTTTGAAGCCCGGCACGAGCGGCTGAAAGCCCAGATGATATTTCTCCTGACCGGTCGCGCTCAGCGAGCCGAAGGTGCGGCCGTGGAAGGAGCCGAGCGTCGTGACGAACTCGAAACGGCCGTTGGCGTGGCCCCATCGGCGCGCGAGTTTCAGTGCGGCCTCGACCGCCTCGGCGCCCGAGTTAGCGAAGAAGACGCGGCCGTCGCCGAAGGCGTGGCCGATGCGCGCCGCCAGCAGCGCCATTGGCTCGGTATGAAAAACATTGCAGGCGTGAGTCAGTTTGTCGGCCTGATCTTTGATCGCCTTGACCACGCGCGGGTTGCCGTGGCCGAGGCTGGTCACCGCCAGGCCGCAGAAAAAATCGAGATAGCGGTTGCCGTCGGCATCGTAGAGGTAGGCGCCTTCACCGCGCATAAACGCGATCGGCATGCAGCCATAATTGAGAGTGACGTTGGCGTGCGCCAACTCGACGATTTCGGCGTTGTTCATCGCTGGCCTTGCGCTCCATCCCGCGCGCGGCCATTGAGCCGCGCAACCTTCCCGCGCTGAATAGT includes the following:
- the lysA gene encoding diaminopimelate decarboxylase — encoded protein: MNYFTYKNAELFAEDVAISSLAQELGTPLYVYSARTLRRHYRVLSDAFKGSDVMICFAMKALSNLSVLKLFGEMGAGFDIVSVGELMRCIRAGADPRKIVFSGVGKTDEEIEAALAAKILMINVESRPELGRVSAVASRMGVDAPVSLRVNPDLDPGTHPHISTGHRDSKFGIPLSQVGEYYADARSLPRLELAGLSTHIGSQITDIGPFIEAAQKVAKIVRDLRADGIALKYLDLGGGLGIPYQEEPPPPSEYAAALMGPLRGLGIKFIIEPGRVLVGNAGILVTKVLYVKETDVKRFIVIDGAMNDLIRPVLYEAFHDIRPVVKREGRNLVTADVVGPVCESGDFFARERELPEARTGDLLAVMSAGAYGFVMASNYNSRPRPAEVIVNGSEFAVVRQRDSFEDIIRGEKLVTLKPGPDA
- the argH gene encoding argininosuccinate lyase yields the protein MRRESKAAKGAGAAVEPAAVASKNLLRGRFKRPRMPAVEAFTASLPFDRRLYRHDIRGSIAHAQMLAKVKILTAGEAARIVAGLRAIECEIDAGEFRFDFADEDIHLAIERRLTAKIGAAGQKLHTARSRNDQVALDLRLYLREQISQISKLVEGLRRTLLRVARDHVETAMPGYTHLQRAQPVTLAHHLLAYVEMLGRDHERLVQAGARTNVMPLGAGALAGTTLPIDREMVARELGFPKICENSIDAVSDRDFALDFLSAAAILAVHLSRMAEEIILWTTAEFGFAELPDEFATGSSMMPQKKNPDLLELVRGKTGRVVGALIAMLTVLKGLPLAYNSDLQEDKERVFDVVDTLTPSLTLLAQFWDRLAFKPATMRKAAGGFALATDLAEYLVARSVPFREAHEAVGGLVRDTVARGRSFDELTLDDLRRHSAKFAADALKALTVDNSLRARKLPGGPAPDTVRRRIQRLGSGRGLR
- the argF gene encoding ornithine carbamoyltransferase codes for the protein MKRDFLDLSSLTPAELSRLLRLAARLKAELKSGLDHPYLRGKTLAMIFQKPSLRTRITFETGMAQLGGHAIYLAPQDIGIGERESVKDVARNLSRWVDLIMIRTFLHATCVELAASASVPVINALTDLLHPCQLLADLQVLHERYGELRKLKIAFVGDGFNLAQSWIEAAALIRFDLRVACPSGYEPEKSFVTRLRRDELGLLTHDPIAAVRDADVIYTDTWTSMGQEAEAAQRRRDFKDFQINSALLKHARRDAVVMHCLPAHRGEEITDDVIDGPRSMVLEQAENRLHAQKAIMVWLLRPEVLDYAGSTSVSL
- a CDS encoding aspartate aminotransferase family protein, with product MNNAEIVELAHANVTLNYGCMPIAFMRGEGAYLYDADGNRYLDFFCGLAVTSLGHGNPRVVKAIKDQADKLTHACNVFHTEPMALLAARIGHAFGDGRVFFANSGAEAVEAALKLARRWGHANGRFEFVTTLGSFHGRTFGSLSATGQEKYHLGFQPLVPGFKLVPYDDVAAVERALTDQTAAVMVEPIQGEGGVVTPHPDYLPRLRELCDRAKILLIVDEVQTGMGRTGKLFGYQHSGIKPDIITLAKALGGGVPIGAMVAKSEIAAAFSPGTHGSTFGGNPIACAAALAVFDALEHDGAIANGAEVGNYLIKRLREIAQTCPNVREVRGAAMIIGVVLKHPAKPVVDACYGEKLVVNGTAETVLRLLPPLTLTREQADSGLAIIERAIRAAAA
- a CDS encoding argininosuccinate synthase, coding for MPAATIRKIVLAYSGGLDTSVILRWLKDYYGCEVVSYCADVGQAEETEGLEAKALATGASKLYLEDLREEFAREFVFPMMRANALYESYYLLGTSIARPVIARKQVEIARREGADAVAHGATGKGNDQVRFELAFARLAPELKIVAPWRHPDWPFKGRADMIAYAAEKKIPVPVTAEKPYSMDRNLVHVSYEGGVLEDPWREPYEDMFRMTIAPEKAPAQPEYLEVEYERGDPVALNGERLEPAALIERANQIGGRHGVGRADLVENRYVGIKSRGVYETPGVTLLLHAHRAVEQLTLDREVMHLRDGLVPRYAEFVYNGHWFTPEREALQALIDDTQKNVSGTARLKLYKGNAAIAGRRSENSLYDPMIASFEEAGGYRQADAEGFIRLGGLRLRALARIDERRRGKA